One Williamsia phyllosphaerae DNA segment encodes these proteins:
- the hemC gene encoding hydroxymethylbilane synthase has protein sequence MTIRIGTRGSLLARTQSGVIRDQLIAAGHPAELVIVTTAGDLSAAPVAEIGVGVFTTAIRNALHAGEIDVAVHSYKDLPTAPDPVLTIAAVPPREDSRDALVASGGRVLGELPPGSTVGTSAPRRAAQLNALGLGLEIRPLRGNLDSRLGKVASGELDAVVVARAGLVRIGRADEVTEAFDPVVLLPAPAQGALAVECRSDDAELVSILAELDDAPTRAAVDAERAVLAALEAGCTAPVGAIAEVVESIDDDGRIFTELSLRAAVAAEDGSEVIRSSVVGPVDNAAALGRELAAELLDRGAAEVMRSR, from the coding sequence AGGATCGGCACGCGGGGATCGCTTCTCGCGAGGACGCAGTCGGGGGTCATCCGCGATCAGCTGATCGCTGCCGGACACCCGGCCGAACTGGTCATCGTGACGACCGCGGGCGACCTGTCGGCGGCACCGGTGGCCGAGATCGGCGTCGGTGTGTTCACCACCGCCATCCGCAACGCCCTGCACGCCGGTGAGATCGACGTGGCGGTGCATTCCTACAAGGATCTGCCCACCGCGCCCGACCCGGTGTTGACCATCGCAGCGGTGCCGCCGCGCGAGGACTCACGCGACGCGCTCGTCGCGTCCGGGGGACGCGTGTTGGGCGAGCTGCCTCCCGGTTCGACCGTAGGCACATCGGCGCCGCGGAGGGCCGCGCAGCTTAACGCACTGGGTCTCGGTTTGGAAATCCGCCCCCTACGAGGCAACCTAGATTCTCGGTTGGGCAAAGTCGCCAGCGGTGAGCTCGATGCAGTGGTTGTGGCCCGTGCAGGGTTGGTTCGAATCGGTCGTGCCGATGAGGTCACCGAGGCGTTCGATCCGGTGGTGCTGCTACCGGCACCCGCACAGGGCGCTCTGGCTGTGGAGTGCCGCTCCGACGATGCCGAACTGGTGAGCATTCTCGCCGAGTTGGACGACGCCCCCACGCGGGCAGCGGTCGACGCCGAGCGCGCAGTGTTGGCGGCCCTCGAGGCCGGGTGCACTGCTCCGGTCGGAGCGATCGCCGAGGTGGTGGAGTCGATCGACGACGACGGGCGCATTTTCACCGAGCTGTCGCTGCGTGCGGCGGTCGCGGCCGAGGACGGATCCGAGGTGATCCGATCGTCGGTGGTGGGCCCCGTGGACAACGCCGCGGCGCTCGGTCGGGAACTCGCCGCAGAACTACTGGATCGCGGGGCCGCCGAGGTCATGCGCAGCCGGTAG
- a CDS encoding uroporphyrinogen-III synthase, protein MSRMKKAHPGRILFVGSGPGDPALLTVRARDAIENAGTVFVDPDVPAGVIALIGANVAPEPTAPAAPVAVDETADDSSPTGPVAVENDSIVDPEQTGAVVRPALGDPTEVAKTLIAVAKGGDDVVRVVAGDPLTTDSVLAEVNAVARTSIGFEVIPGLPAAAAVPSYAGMPLGSGHTEADVRGEVDWAALAAAPGPLVLHATAGHLAETASALTEHGVAAQTPVAVTVNGTTCQQRTIEATLATLNDKGAGLQGPLIVTIGKVVTQRSRLSWWESRALYGWTVLVPRTKDQAGDMSDRLVVHGAMPMEVPTIAVEPPRSPAQMERAVKGLVDGRYQWVVFTSTNAVRAVWEKFAEFGLDARAFSGVKIACVGEATAAKVRTFGINPELIPSGEQSSLGLLDDFPPYDDVFDPVNRILLPRADIATETLSEGLRERGWEIDDVTAYRTVRAAPPPATTREMIKTGGFDAVCFTSSSTVRNLVGIAGKPHARTIVACIGPKTAETAIEFGLRVDVQPETASVPDLVEALAEHATRLRAEGALPPPRKKARRSRS, encoded by the coding sequence ATGAGCCGCATGAAGAAGGCACATCCGGGTCGGATCCTGTTCGTGGGATCGGGCCCAGGAGATCCGGCGCTGCTGACGGTACGCGCCCGAGATGCCATCGAGAACGCCGGCACGGTGTTCGTCGATCCCGATGTCCCGGCCGGTGTGATCGCCCTGATCGGCGCCAACGTGGCCCCGGAACCGACCGCACCCGCTGCCCCGGTTGCCGTCGACGAGACCGCGGACGACTCCTCGCCCACCGGGCCCGTCGCGGTCGAGAACGACTCGATCGTGGACCCCGAGCAGACCGGCGCGGTGGTTCGTCCGGCGCTCGGTGATCCGACCGAGGTGGCCAAGACCCTCATCGCCGTGGCCAAGGGCGGCGACGACGTCGTCCGCGTGGTCGCCGGTGATCCCCTGACCACCGACTCGGTCCTGGCCGAGGTCAACGCCGTCGCGCGCACTTCGATCGGCTTCGAGGTCATCCCCGGACTGCCCGCCGCCGCGGCCGTCCCCAGCTACGCGGGCATGCCGCTCGGCTCGGGTCACACCGAGGCCGACGTCCGCGGCGAGGTGGACTGGGCCGCTCTGGCCGCGGCCCCCGGACCGCTGGTGCTGCACGCCACGGCCGGCCATCTCGCGGAGACCGCGAGCGCGCTGACCGAACACGGTGTCGCGGCGCAGACCCCGGTCGCGGTGACCGTCAACGGCACCACCTGCCAGCAGCGCACCATCGAGGCGACGCTGGCCACCCTCAACGACAAGGGCGCGGGCCTGCAGGGCCCGCTCATCGTCACCATCGGCAAGGTCGTCACCCAGCGCAGCCGACTCAGCTGGTGGGAGTCGCGCGCACTGTACGGCTGGACCGTGCTGGTGCCGCGTACCAAGGACCAGGCCGGCGACATGAGCGATCGGCTCGTCGTGCACGGCGCGATGCCGATGGAGGTCCCCACGATCGCAGTGGAGCCGCCACGAAGTCCGGCGCAGATGGAGCGCGCCGTCAAGGGGCTCGTCGACGGTCGCTACCAGTGGGTCGTGTTCACCTCCACCAACGCGGTGCGTGCGGTGTGGGAGAAGTTCGCCGAGTTCGGTTTGGACGCACGCGCTTTCAGCGGCGTCAAGATCGCCTGCGTCGGTGAGGCGACCGCGGCGAAGGTGCGCACCTTCGGCATCAACCCCGAGCTGATCCCGAGTGGCGAGCAGTCGTCGCTGGGCCTGCTCGACGACTTCCCGCCTTACGACGACGTCTTCGACCCGGTCAACCGGATCCTGTTGCCGCGTGCGGACATCGCGACCGAGACGCTGTCGGAGGGTCTGCGCGAGCGGGGCTGGGAGATCGACGACGTCACCGCGTACCGCACGGTCCGCGCGGCGCCGCCGCCGGCCACGACCCGCGAGATGATCAAGACCGGTGGGTTCGACGCGGTCTGCTTCACCTCGAGCTCCACGGTCCGCAACCTGGTCGGCATCGCCGGCAAGCCGCACGCGCGCACCATCGTCGCGTGCATCGGACCCAAGACGGCCGAGACGGCGATCGAGTTCGGGCTGCGCGTCGACGTCCAGCCGGAGACCGCGTCGGTCCCCGACCTGGTCGAGGCGCTGGCCGAGCACGCCACCCGACTGCGCGCCGAAGGGGCACTGCCTCCTCCGCGCAAGAAGGCCCGTCGCTCGCGGTCATGA